One Psychrobacillus glaciei genomic region harbors:
- a CDS encoding MarR family transcriptional regulator, translating into MNKEEQVIMGFRDLYNKMVWLNKDKMEDSLKGFKSSEVHCIEYIERNVDSNVTKLAESFYMTRGAISKMTKKLIKKGLIESYQKSDNKKEVYFRLTEQGKAIDKIHEDLHKEFQERDKAIFEQVTEEQFDSVLSFVKKYSKHLDAEIKKQGIDIKS; encoded by the coding sequence ATGAACAAAGAAGAACAGGTCATAATGGGTTTCAGGGACTTATATAACAAGATGGTTTGGCTTAATAAAGATAAGATGGAAGACAGTCTTAAGGGTTTTAAGTCTTCTGAAGTACATTGCATCGAATACATTGAAAGAAATGTAGATTCCAACGTGACAAAACTTGCGGAGTCCTTTTATATGACTCGCGGTGCCATAAGTAAAATGACTAAGAAGCTCATAAAAAAAGGTCTTATCGAAAGCTACCAGAAGTCGGATAATAAGAAAGAAGTCTATTTTAGGCTTACTGAGCAAGGGAAGGCAATTGATAAAATCCATGAGGACCTGCATAAAGAGTTTCAAGAGCGGGATAAAGCTATATTTGAGCAGGTAACCGAGGAACAATTTGACAGCGTGCTTAGCTTTGTGAAAAAGTATAGCAAGCATTTGGATGCAGAAATAAAGAAACAGGGTATAGATATTAAGTCGTGA
- a CDS encoding LLM class flavin-dependent oxidoreductase, producing MRLSVLDQAPITAGNTAAGALKNAEELAILADELGYHRMWMAEHHGTGAFASSAPEVTAAHLAAKTNKLRIGTGGVMMMHYSPLKLAEVFKTLSAFSPGRIDFGVGRAPGGDNYAMYALSEGRPPMVNNMYEKLAIALKLLDDEVPEESLYSKTVATPANIVLPEAWLLGSTGNSAIQAGRLGLGYSFAQFFQGGMTPAILDTYRRNFKPSAFMEKPEINVTYLVTAAGTKEEAEFEALPQDIARLSLMKGQIHKILTPEEAQNYPLTEMDRMMIQENRKIHLVGSAKEVATILQEEQAHYGYDEVMICSIPHSQEKRLNVYRLLATELF from the coding sequence ATGAGATTAAGTGTTCTAGATCAAGCGCCAATTACTGCAGGAAATACCGCGGCAGGTGCATTAAAAAATGCAGAGGAGCTCGCTATTTTAGCAGATGAATTAGGCTATCATCGTATGTGGATGGCAGAGCATCATGGAACTGGTGCTTTTGCTAGTTCTGCTCCAGAAGTAACTGCAGCGCATCTAGCGGCAAAAACGAACAAACTTCGCATTGGAACTGGTGGTGTTATGATGATGCATTATTCGCCACTGAAGCTAGCCGAAGTATTTAAGACACTTAGTGCCTTTTCTCCAGGAAGAATCGATTTTGGAGTTGGTCGTGCCCCTGGTGGGGATAATTATGCAATGTACGCGCTCTCAGAAGGTCGTCCTCCAATGGTCAATAATATGTATGAAAAATTAGCGATTGCTTTGAAGTTATTAGATGATGAAGTACCAGAAGAAAGTCTGTACAGTAAAACAGTCGCGACTCCAGCAAATATCGTATTACCAGAGGCATGGTTACTTGGTTCAACTGGAAATAGTGCAATTCAAGCAGGTAGATTAGGTCTAGGATATTCATTTGCTCAATTTTTCCAAGGTGGAATGACACCAGCGATTCTAGATACGTATCGTAGGAATTTCAAGCCTTCTGCGTTTATGGAGAAACCAGAAATTAACGTAACATATTTAGTGACAGCTGCTGGAACAAAAGAAGAGGCAGAGTTCGAAGCATTACCACAAGACATTGCACGTTTATCGCTAATGAAAGGTCAAATTCACAAAATATTAACGCCAGAAGAAGCACAAAATTATCCATTAACAGAAATGGATCGTATGATGATTCAAGAAAATCGTAAAATTCATTTAGTCGGTTCAGCAAAAGAAGTGGCTACGATTTTACAAGAAGAACAAGCACATTATGGATATGATGAAGTTATGATTTGTAGCATTCCGCATTCGCAGGAAAAAAGATTAAATGTGTACCGACTACTAGCGACGGAACTATTTTAA